In Streptomyces capitiformicae, one genomic interval encodes:
- a CDS encoding mannose-1-phosphate guanyltransferase: MKAVVMAGGEGTRLRPMTSSMPKPLLPVANRPIMEHVLRLLKRHGLNETVVTVQFLASLVKNYFGDGEELGMELTYANEEKPLGTAGSVKNAEEALKDDAFLVISGDALTDFDLTELINFHKEKGALVTVCLTRVPNPLEFGITIVDEEGRVERFLEKPTWGQVFSDTVNTGIYVMEPEVFDYVEADVPVDWSGDVFPQLMKEGKPVYGFVAEGYWEDVGTHESYVKAQADVLEGKVDVELDGFELSPGVWIAEGAEVHPDAVLRGPLYIGDYAKVEAGVEIREHTVVGSNVVVKSGAFLHKAVVHDNVYIGQHSNLRGCVVGKNTDIMRAARIEDGAVIGDECLVGEESIIQGNVRVYPFKTIEAGAFVNTSVIWESRGQAHLFGARGVSGILNVEITPELAVRLAGAYATTLKKGSTVTTARDHSRGARALKRAVISALQASAIDVRDLENVPLPVARQQTARGSAGGIMIRTTPGVPDSVDIMFFDGQGADLSQASQRKLDRVFARQEYRRAFPGEIGDLHFPASVFDSYTGSLLRNVDTTGIAESGLKVVVDASNGSAGLVLPSLLGKLGVDSLTINPGLDESRPTETADMRRSGLVRLGEIVASSRAAFGVRFDPVGERLSLVDEKGRIVEDDRALLVMLDLVAAERRSGRVALPVTTTRIAEQVAAYHGTQVEWTTTSPDDLTRVGRDETTIFGGDGRGGFIVPEFSSVFDGTAAFVRLIGLVARTQLTLSQIDARIPRAHVLKRDLATPWAVKGLVMRRVVEAAGDRFVDTTDGVRVVETDGRWVMVLPDPAEAVTHLWAEGPDDASAQALLDEWSAVVDSAGR, from the coding sequence ATGAAGGCCGTCGTGATGGCCGGAGGCGAGGGCACACGCCTTCGCCCCATGACCTCGAGCATGCCCAAGCCGCTCCTGCCCGTGGCGAACCGCCCGATCATGGAGCACGTGCTGAGGCTGCTCAAAAGGCATGGGCTCAATGAGACCGTCGTAACTGTCCAGTTCCTGGCGTCACTCGTCAAGAACTACTTCGGGGACGGCGAGGAGCTCGGGATGGAGCTCACCTATGCCAATGAGGAGAAGCCACTCGGTACTGCTGGGAGCGTCAAGAACGCCGAGGAAGCGCTGAAGGACGACGCTTTCCTCGTCATCTCCGGTGATGCCCTGACCGACTTCGACCTCACCGAGCTCATCAATTTCCACAAGGAAAAGGGTGCGCTGGTCACTGTATGCCTGACGCGTGTGCCGAATCCGCTGGAATTCGGCATCACTATCGTGGACGAAGAGGGAAGAGTCGAGCGGTTCCTGGAGAAGCCGACCTGGGGGCAGGTCTTCTCGGACACCGTGAACACGGGCATCTATGTGATGGAGCCCGAAGTCTTCGACTACGTCGAGGCCGACGTTCCCGTCGACTGGTCCGGCGATGTCTTCCCGCAGCTCATGAAGGAGGGTAAGCCGGTCTACGGCTTTGTCGCCGAGGGCTACTGGGAGGACGTCGGTACGCACGAGAGTTATGTGAAGGCGCAGGCCGATGTCCTGGAGGGCAAGGTCGACGTCGAGCTCGACGGGTTCGAACTCTCGCCGGGCGTCTGGATCGCCGAGGGCGCCGAAGTGCATCCCGACGCGGTGCTGCGCGGGCCTCTGTACATCGGCGACTACGCCAAGGTCGAGGCCGGTGTCGAAATCCGTGAGCACACCGTCGTGGGCTCGAATGTGGTCGTGAAGAGCGGGGCTTTTCTGCACAAGGCCGTTGTTCACGACAATGTCTACATCGGCCAGCACAGCAATCTCCGTGGCTGTGTGGTCGGAAAGAACACCGACATCATGCGGGCCGCGCGGATCGAGGACGGCGCGGTGATCGGTGACGAGTGCCTCGTCGGAGAAGAATCGATCATCCAGGGGAACGTACGCGTCTATCCCTTCAAGACGATCGAGGCCGGTGCTTTCGTCAACACGTCGGTGATCTGGGAGTCCCGTGGGCAGGCGCATCTGTTCGGTGCCCGTGGGGTGTCCGGGATCCTCAATGTCGAGATCACCCCAGAGCTGGCCGTGCGGCTGGCCGGGGCGTACGCGACAACGCTCAAGAAGGGCTCCACGGTCACCACCGCCCGCGACCACTCCCGAGGCGCGCGTGCGCTGAAGCGGGCGGTTATCTCGGCGCTCCAGGCCAGCGCCATCGACGTACGGGATCTCGAGAACGTACCGCTGCCGGTGGCTCGGCAGCAGACCGCGCGGGGCAGTGCCGGCGGGATCATGATCCGGACCACGCCCGGGGTTCCGGACTCTGTCGACATCATGTTTTTCGATGGGCAGGGGGCGGATCTCTCGCAGGCCAGTCAGCGGAAGCTGGACCGGGTGTTCGCGCGGCAGGAGTACCGGCGCGCGTTCCCGGGGGAGATCGGGGATCTGCACTTCCCGGCCAGTGTCTTCGATTCGTACACCGGCTCGTTGTTGCGGAATGTCGACACGACAGGAATCGCTGAGTCGGGGCTCAAGGTCGTCGTGGACGCGTCCAACGGCAGTGCCGGGCTTGTGCTGCCGAGTCTGCTCGGGAAGCTGGGCGTCGATTCGTTGACGATCAACCCCGGCCTTGATGAGTCGAGGCCGACGGAGACGGCCGATATGCGGCGGTCGGGGCTGGTGCGGCTGGGCGAGATCGTGGCGTCGTCGCGGGCCGCGTTCGGTGTGCGGTTCGACCCCGTCGGTGAACGGCTGTCGCTCGTCGACGAGAAGGGGCGCATCGTCGAGGACGACCGGGCCCTGCTGGTCATGCTCGATCTGGTGGCTGCCGAGCGGAGGAGCGGGCGGGTGGCGCTGCCGGTGACCACTACGCGTATCGCCGAGCAGGTCGCGGCCTATCACGGCACGCAGGTCGAGTGGACGACCACCTCGCCGGACGACCTGACGCGGGTCGGTCGGGACGAGACGACGATCTTCGGCGGGGACGGGCGCGGTGGGTTCATCGTGCCGGAGTTCAGCAGCGTCTTCGACGGTACTGCGGCCTTTGTGCGGCTTATCGGGCTCGTGGCGAGGACGCAGCTCACGCTCAGCCAGATCGACGCGCGGATTCCGCGGGCGCATGTCCTGAAGCGGGATCTTGCGACTCCGTGGGCCGTCAAGGGGCTCGTGATGCGGCGGGTCGTGGAGGCGGCTGGGGATCGTTTTGTCGACACGACCGATGGGGTGCGGGTCGTGGAGACCGATGGGCGGTGGGTGATGGTTCTGCCGGATCCGGCCGAGGCCGTCACACATCTGTGGGCGGAAGGGCCTGACGACGCCTCGGCGCAGGCCCTGCTCGACGAGTGGTCGGCGGTCGTGGACAGCGCCGGACGCTGA
- a CDS encoding DUF881 domain-containing protein, which yields MCGMPQQPPVRSTPTRPSRPDASMSLLTNVMDHSLDDGYAEAAARKKAAGVEGMPKTVRAKLGLAAGLVLAALVVTVGAAQARVSAPVVAKEREELVDRIQQETAAADELEDTVDGLRDDVSARQREALKDNGGSDQSELVGILAGAVEVHGPGVKLVVNDSKDASQGGDGDPRETSGFSDTGRVRDRDMQRVVNGLWQSGAEAVSINGQRLTALSAIRAAGDAILVDNKPLAPPYTVLAVGDGQRLSTRFQNSPDGLYLHALQENFGIRTSISVESDITVPAAPSVIVRTAEPSTEKGTS from the coding sequence ATGTGCGGCATGCCGCAGCAGCCCCCCGTTCGGAGCACACCCACGCGCCCGTCGCGTCCGGACGCCTCCATGTCGCTGCTCACCAACGTCATGGACCACAGCCTCGACGACGGATACGCCGAGGCCGCCGCTCGCAAGAAGGCCGCAGGCGTGGAAGGCATGCCGAAAACGGTGCGGGCGAAGCTGGGGCTCGCGGCCGGCCTGGTGCTCGCCGCCCTCGTGGTGACGGTGGGCGCGGCACAGGCGCGTGTCAGCGCTCCTGTGGTCGCCAAGGAGCGCGAGGAACTCGTCGATCGCATTCAGCAGGAGACCGCGGCCGCCGACGAGCTCGAGGACACCGTCGACGGACTCCGCGACGACGTGAGCGCACGGCAGCGGGAGGCCCTCAAGGACAACGGCGGGAGTGACCAGAGCGAGCTGGTGGGCATCCTGGCGGGCGCCGTCGAAGTGCACGGCCCAGGCGTGAAGCTCGTCGTCAACGACTCCAAGGACGCCAGCCAGGGCGGTGACGGCGATCCGCGTGAGACGTCCGGATTCTCGGACACCGGGCGGGTGCGTGACCGGGACATGCAGCGGGTCGTCAACGGGCTGTGGCAGTCGGGCGCCGAGGCGGTTTCGATCAACGGGCAGCGCCTCACCGCGCTGTCGGCGATCAGGGCCGCGGGCGACGCGATACTGGTCGACAACAAGCCGCTGGCGCCGCCCTACACGGTCCTCGCGGTGGGGGACGGGCAGCGGCTGAGTACCAGGTTCCAGAACAGCCCCGACGGGCTGTACCTTCACGCCCTCCAAGAGAACTTCGGAATCCGGACAAGCATCTCCGTCGAGAGCGACATCACGGTGCCGGCCGCGCCGAGCGTGATCGTACGAACAGCAGAACCGAGCACAGAGAAGGGCACATCGTGA
- a CDS encoding CDP-alcohol phosphatidyltransferase family protein, whose translation MEVQETRVQTDRVLTIPNILSMARLVGVPVFLWLILWPEFGGPKADGWALLVLALSGVSDYLDGKLARRWNQISSLGRLLDPAADRLYILSTLVGLTWREILPLWLTAVLLLRELVLLVMVGILRRHGYPPPQVNFLGKAATFNLMYAFPLLLLSDGSGWISSLAAIFGWAFAGWGTTLYWWAGILYVVQVRRLVRADAMAD comes from the coding sequence GTGGAGGTCCAGGAGACACGGGTTCAGACGGACCGGGTCCTCACCATCCCGAACATCCTCAGCATGGCGCGGCTCGTTGGCGTGCCCGTCTTCCTGTGGCTGATTCTCTGGCCCGAGTTCGGCGGCCCGAAGGCCGACGGCTGGGCGCTCCTTGTGCTCGCCCTGAGCGGCGTCAGTGACTATCTGGACGGCAAGCTGGCCCGGCGCTGGAACCAGATCAGCAGCCTTGGCCGGCTCCTCGATCCCGCAGCCGACAGGCTCTACATTCTGTCGACTTTGGTGGGTCTCACGTGGCGCGAGATTCTGCCACTTTGGTTGACCGCTGTACTGCTCTTGCGAGAGCTGGTTCTGCTGGTGATGGTGGGCATCCTCAGGCGACACGGCTATCCGCCGCCGCAGGTGAACTTCCTTGGGAAGGCGGCTACCTTCAACCTGATGTATGCCTTCCCGTTGCTGTTGCTCAGTGACGGAAGTGGATGGATCTCGTCACTCGCTGCTATTTTCGGATGGGCGTTCGCTGGATGGGGTACAACGCTGTACTGGTGGGCAGGAATCCTCTACGTGGTTCAGGTCCGCCGACTTGTCAGGGCGGACGCCATGGCCGATTGA
- a CDS encoding small basic family protein: MIAVLGLVLGVVAGLLVRPEVPAVVEPYLPIAVVAALDAVFGGLRAMLDGIFDDKVFVVSFLSNVVVAALIVFLGDKLGVGAQLSTGVVVVLGIRIFSNAAAIRRHVFRA; the protein is encoded by the coding sequence GTGATCGCCGTACTGGGCCTCGTCCTCGGAGTCGTGGCCGGACTGTTGGTCCGGCCCGAGGTACCGGCGGTGGTCGAGCCGTATCTCCCCATCGCCGTCGTGGCGGCGCTCGACGCCGTCTTCGGCGGTCTGCGCGCGATGCTGGACGGCATCTTCGACGACAAGGTCTTTGTGGTGTCGTTCCTGTCGAACGTCGTCGTGGCCGCCCTGATCGTGTTCCTGGGTGACAAGTTGGGCGTCGGAGCACAGCTGTCCACTGGTGTCGTGGTCGTCCTCGGTATCCGTATCTTCTCCAACGCCGCGGCGATCCGTCGGCACGTGTTCCGGGCGTGA